One genomic segment of Salvelinus sp. IW2-2015 unplaced genomic scaffold, ASM291031v2 Un_scaffold515, whole genome shotgun sequence includes these proteins:
- the LOC112068438 gene encoding guanine nucleotide-binding protein G(T) subunit gamma-T1-like, translating to MPGVINMDELTDVDKAKMERDQKKIEVKLERWLTSKCCTEFMEAVQAGVEDDTLVKGIAEDKNPFKELKGGCVVC from the exons ATGCCGGGGGTGATAAATATGGACGAGTTGACAGACGTGGATAAGGCTAAAATGGAAAGAGACCAAAAGAAGATTGAAGTCAAGCTTGAGAGATGGCTG ACGTCTAAGTGCTGTACTGAGTTTATGGAGGCCGTTCAGGCCGGTGTAGAAGATGACACCCTGGTCAAAGGTATTGCAGAGGACAAGAACCCATTCAAGGAGTTGAAAGGTGGATGTGTCGTCTGCTGA